From Desmodus rotundus isolate HL8 chromosome 12, HLdesRot8A.1, whole genome shotgun sequence, one genomic window encodes:
- the TBC1D17 gene encoding TBC1 domain family member 17 isoform X2 yields the protein MEGTGYRVVFEKGGVYLHTSAKKHQDPDSLIAGVIRVVEKDNDVVLHWAPVEEAGDATQILFSKKDTSGGDSCTSEEEPTFDPGYEPDWAVISTVRPRPRHSEPTRGAEPSSPRDSWAFSVSLGELKSIRRSKPGLSWAYLVLVTQAGGSLPALHFHRGGTRALLRVLSRYLLLASSPQDSRLYLVFPHDSSALSNSFHHLQLFDQDSSNVVSRFLQDPYSTTFSSFSRVTNFFRGALQPHPEGTTPDLHPAPDDEPEPGFEVISCVELGPRPDVERESPVTEEEWARHVGPEGRLQRVPELKARIFSGGLSPSLRREAWKFLLGYLSWEGSTEEHKAHVRKKTDEYFRMKLQWKSVSPEQERRNSLLHGYRSLIERDVSRTDRTNKFYEGPENPGLSLLNDILLTYCMYHFDLGYVQGMSDLLSPILYVVQNEVDAFWCFCGFMEIVHGNFEESQETMKRQLGQLLLLLRVLDPPLCDFLDSQDSGSLCFCFRWLLIWFKREFPFPDVLRLWEVLWTGLPGPNLHLLVACAILDMERDTLMLSGFGSNEILKHINELTMKLSVEDVLRRAEALYRQLTACAELPHNVQEVLGLAPPTEPRSPSPPASPLPLSPTGDPPALPLPVDTAPQPDSSLEILPEEEEEEGADS from the exons GATACAAGTGGGGGTGACTCCTGCACCTCTGAGGAAGAACCGACCTTTGACCCCGGCTACGAGCCCGACTGGGCTGTCATCAGCACCGTGCGGCCCCGGCCCCGCCACTCAGAACCCACAAGAG GTGCAGAGCCCAGCTCCCCCCGGGACTCGTGGGCCTTCTCGGTGAGCCTGGGGGAGCTCAAGTCCATCCGCCGGTCCAAGCCAGGCCTCAGCTGGGCCTACCTGGTCCTGGTGACCCAGGCTGGAGGCTCCCTGCCCGCCCTGCACTTCCACCGAGGGGGGACCCGTGCTCTGCTCCGTGTCCTCAGCCGCTACCTGCTCCTGGCCAG ctccccgCAGGACTCGCGCCTCTACCTTGTCTTCCCCCATGACTCCTCCGCCCTCTCCAACTCCTTCCACCACCTCCAGCTCTTTGACCAGGACAGCTCCAACGTGGTGTCT CGCTTCCTCCAGGACCCCTACTCCACCACCTTCAGCAGCTTCTCCCGTGTAACCAACTTCTTCCGGGgagccctgcagccccacccaGAGGGAACCACCCCTGACCTTCATCCAGCTCCCGATGACGAGCCTGAGCCTGGGTTCGAGGTCATTTCCTGT GTGGAGCTGGGTCCTCGGCCAGATGTGGAGCGGGAGTCTCCGGTCACAGAGGAGGAGTGGGCCCGCCATGTGGGCCCCGAGGGCCGCCTGCAACGGGTCCCTGAGCTGAAAGCCAGGATCTTCTCAGGA GGTCTGAGCCCCAGCCTGAGACGCGAGGCCTGGAAGTTCCTCCTGGGGTACCTCAGCTGGGAGGGCTCCACCGAGGAGCACAAGGCACACGTGCGCAAGAAAAC GGACGAGTACTTCCGAATGAAGCTGCAGTGGAAATCGGTGAGCCCCGAGCAGGAGCGGAGGAACTCACTGCTGCACGGATACCGAAGTCTCATCG AGAGAGATGTGAGCCGCACAGACAGGACCAACAAGTTCTATGAGGGCCCTGAGAACCCGGGGCTGAGTCTGCTGAACGACATCCTCCTCACCTACTGCATGTACCACTTCGACCTCG GCTACGTCCAGGGCATGAGTGACCTCCTCTCCCCGATCCTCTACGTTGTTCAGAACGAGGTGGATGCCTTCTGGTGTTTCTGTGGCTTCATGGAGATTGTG cacGGGAACTTTGAGGAGAGTCAGGAGACCATGAAGCGGCAACTCGGgcagctcctgctgctcctccgGGTGCTGGACCCGCCGCTCTGTGACTTTCTGG ACTCCCAGGACTCGggctctctctgcttctgcttccGGTGGCTGCTCATCTGGTTCAAGAGGGAATTCCCTTTCCCGGATGTCCTTCGGCTGTGGGAG GTGCTGTGGACAGGGCTTCCGGGACCCAATCTGCACCTGCTGGTGGCCTGCGCCATCCTGGACATGGAGCGGGACACCCTCATGCTTTCAGGCTTTGGCTCCAATGAGATCCTCAAG CACATCAACGAGCTGACCATGAAGCTGAGCGTGGAGGACGTACTGAGGAGGGCGGAGGCCCTCTACCGGCAGTTGACCGCCTGCGCG GAGCTGCCCCACAACGTGCAGGAGGTCCTGGGACTGGCACCACCCACAGAGCcccgcagcccctcccctcctgcctccccacttcCACTGTCGCCCACCGGGGACCCAccggccctgcccctccccgtgGACACAGCCCCACAGCCCGACAGCAGCCTGGAGATTCTGcctgaggaggaagaagaggaaggcgCGGACTCCTAA
- the IL4I1 gene encoding L-amino-acid oxidase isoform X2 yields MGTERAPQAQPCTQRLLALVPILLGLVASLEWKAVHSQDPFERCMQDPDYEQLLRVVTLGLNRTLVPQRVIVVGAGVAGLVAAKVLSDAGHKVTILEADSRIGGRILTYRDEKTGWIGELGAMRMPRSHRILHKLCKSLGLNLTEFIQYDENAWTQVSDVKLRNYVVEKMPEKLGYDLRPQEQGRSPESIFQMALNKALRDVRTLGCRKAMKKFDSHTLLEYLLGEGNLSWAAAQLLGDVMSKDGFFYLSFAEALRAHSCLSDHLRYSRIMGGWDLLPRALLSSLSVPVVLHAPVTGLTQETHEVRVHIGTSHRGRSLKTMAADVVLLTASGPALQRMKFSPPLSRKWQEALHALHYVPATKVFLSFRRPFWHDEHILGGHSNTDRPSRKIIYPPPGEGALLLASYTWSDAAASFAGLSLEEALQVALEDVAALHGPIVYRLWDGTGVMKRWAEDPHSQGAFVLQPPMLGQDIDKEYREDFNWAIPYGRIYFAGEHTAYPHGWVETAVKSALRAAVLINSLEKPLPMEMGPVRMVEAPVDSHTLCESEKGGALHSPDVYMTSPPTTS; encoded by the exons ATGGGCACTGAGAGAGCCCCCCAGGCCCAGCCATGCA cccagcgCCTCCTTGCCCTGGTCCCCATCCTTCTGGGCCTGGTGGCCTCCCTGGAGTGGAAGGCTGTCCACAGCCAGGACCCCTTTGAGAGATGCATGCAGGATCCCGACTATGAGCAGCTGCTCAGGGTTGTGACCCTGGGCCTCAATCGGACCCTAGTGCCCCAGAGGGTGATTGTGGTTGGTGCTGGTGTGGCCGGGCTGGTGGCCGCCAAGGTGCTCAGCGATGCCGGACACAAG GTCACCATCCTGGAGGCAGACAGCAGGATCGGGGGCCGCATCCTCACCTACCGGGATGAGAAGACGGGCTGGATCGGGGAGCTGGGAGCCATGCGCATGCCCCGATCACACAG GATCCTCCACAAACTCTGCAAGAGCCTGGGACTCAACCTCACCGAGTTCATCCAGTATGACGAGAACGCGTGGACACAAGTGAGCGATGTGAAGCTGCGGAACTACGTGGTGGAGAAAATGCCCGAGAAGCTGGGCTACGACCTGCGCCCCCAGGAGCAGGGCCGCTCGCCGGAGTCCATCTTCCAGATGGCTCTCAACAAG GCCCTCAGGGACGTCAGGACACTGGGCTGCAGAAAGGCAATGAAGAAGTTTGACAGTCACACACTCCTG GAATACCTCCTCGGGGAGGGGAACCTGAGCTGGGCCGCTGCGCAGCTCCTGGGAGACGTGATGTCCAAGGACGGCTTCTTCTACCTCAGCTTTGCAGAGGCCCTGCGGGCTCACAGTTGCCTCAGCGATCACCTTCG GTATAGCCGCATCATGGGAGGCTGGGACCTGCTGCCCCGCGCACTGCTGAGCTCGCTGTCGGTGCCGGTGGTGCTGCACGCTCCCGTCACGGGACTAACACAGGAGACGCACGAGGTGCGCGTGCACATAGGGACTTCGCACCGGGGCCGGAGTCTGAAGACTATGGCCGCCGATGTGGTGCTGCTGACGGCCAGCGGGCCGGCACTGCAGCGCATGAAATTCTCTCCGCCACTGTCCCGCAAGTGGCAAGAGGCACTGCACGCGCTGCACTACGTGCCAGCCACCAAGGTGTTCCTGAGCTTCCGCCGGCCCTTCTGGCACGATGAGCACATCCTGGGCGGCCATTCGAACACTGACCGCCCCTCGAGAAAGATCATCTACCCGCCACCGGGCGAAGGTGCGCTGCTCCTGGCCTCTTACACGTGGTCAGACGCGGCGGCCTCGTTCGCTGGCCTGAGCCTGGAAGAGGCACTGCAGGTGGCGCTCGAGGACGTGGCGGCGTTGCACGGGCCGATTGTGTATCGGCTCTGGGACGGCACCGGCGTTATGAAGCGCTGGGCGGAGGATCCGCACAGCCAGGGCGCATTCGTGCTGCAGCCGCCGATGCTCGGGCAAGACATCGACAAGGAGTACCGGGAGGACTTCAACTGGGCCATTCCCTATGGGCGCATCTACTTCGCTGGCGAGCACACTGCCTACCCGCACGGCTGGGTGGAGACGGCCGTCAAGTCGGCGCTGCGTGCCGCGGTGTTGATAAACAGCCTGGAAAAGCCCCTGCCCATGGAAATGGGGCCCGTGCGCATGGTGGAGGCTCCTGTGGACAGCCACACCCTGTGTGAATCTGAAAAAGGGGGAGCCCTCCACTCTCCAGATGTATATATGACCTCTCCACCCACAACCAGCTAG
- the IL4I1 gene encoding L-amino-acid oxidase isoform X1, with product MQHHLPVTVMDSRAQRLLALVPILLGLVASLEWKAVHSQDPFERCMQDPDYEQLLRVVTLGLNRTLVPQRVIVVGAGVAGLVAAKVLSDAGHKVTILEADSRIGGRILTYRDEKTGWIGELGAMRMPRSHRILHKLCKSLGLNLTEFIQYDENAWTQVSDVKLRNYVVEKMPEKLGYDLRPQEQGRSPESIFQMALNKALRDVRTLGCRKAMKKFDSHTLLEYLLGEGNLSWAAAQLLGDVMSKDGFFYLSFAEALRAHSCLSDHLRYSRIMGGWDLLPRALLSSLSVPVVLHAPVTGLTQETHEVRVHIGTSHRGRSLKTMAADVVLLTASGPALQRMKFSPPLSRKWQEALHALHYVPATKVFLSFRRPFWHDEHILGGHSNTDRPSRKIIYPPPGEGALLLASYTWSDAAASFAGLSLEEALQVALEDVAALHGPIVYRLWDGTGVMKRWAEDPHSQGAFVLQPPMLGQDIDKEYREDFNWAIPYGRIYFAGEHTAYPHGWVETAVKSALRAAVLINSLEKPLPMEMGPVRMVEAPVDSHTLCESEKGGALHSPDVYMTSPPTTS from the exons ATGCA ACACCATCTCCCAGTGACAGTCATGGACTCGCGGG cccagcgCCTCCTTGCCCTGGTCCCCATCCTTCTGGGCCTGGTGGCCTCCCTGGAGTGGAAGGCTGTCCACAGCCAGGACCCCTTTGAGAGATGCATGCAGGATCCCGACTATGAGCAGCTGCTCAGGGTTGTGACCCTGGGCCTCAATCGGACCCTAGTGCCCCAGAGGGTGATTGTGGTTGGTGCTGGTGTGGCCGGGCTGGTGGCCGCCAAGGTGCTCAGCGATGCCGGACACAAG GTCACCATCCTGGAGGCAGACAGCAGGATCGGGGGCCGCATCCTCACCTACCGGGATGAGAAGACGGGCTGGATCGGGGAGCTGGGAGCCATGCGCATGCCCCGATCACACAG GATCCTCCACAAACTCTGCAAGAGCCTGGGACTCAACCTCACCGAGTTCATCCAGTATGACGAGAACGCGTGGACACAAGTGAGCGATGTGAAGCTGCGGAACTACGTGGTGGAGAAAATGCCCGAGAAGCTGGGCTACGACCTGCGCCCCCAGGAGCAGGGCCGCTCGCCGGAGTCCATCTTCCAGATGGCTCTCAACAAG GCCCTCAGGGACGTCAGGACACTGGGCTGCAGAAAGGCAATGAAGAAGTTTGACAGTCACACACTCCTG GAATACCTCCTCGGGGAGGGGAACCTGAGCTGGGCCGCTGCGCAGCTCCTGGGAGACGTGATGTCCAAGGACGGCTTCTTCTACCTCAGCTTTGCAGAGGCCCTGCGGGCTCACAGTTGCCTCAGCGATCACCTTCG GTATAGCCGCATCATGGGAGGCTGGGACCTGCTGCCCCGCGCACTGCTGAGCTCGCTGTCGGTGCCGGTGGTGCTGCACGCTCCCGTCACGGGACTAACACAGGAGACGCACGAGGTGCGCGTGCACATAGGGACTTCGCACCGGGGCCGGAGTCTGAAGACTATGGCCGCCGATGTGGTGCTGCTGACGGCCAGCGGGCCGGCACTGCAGCGCATGAAATTCTCTCCGCCACTGTCCCGCAAGTGGCAAGAGGCACTGCACGCGCTGCACTACGTGCCAGCCACCAAGGTGTTCCTGAGCTTCCGCCGGCCCTTCTGGCACGATGAGCACATCCTGGGCGGCCATTCGAACACTGACCGCCCCTCGAGAAAGATCATCTACCCGCCACCGGGCGAAGGTGCGCTGCTCCTGGCCTCTTACACGTGGTCAGACGCGGCGGCCTCGTTCGCTGGCCTGAGCCTGGAAGAGGCACTGCAGGTGGCGCTCGAGGACGTGGCGGCGTTGCACGGGCCGATTGTGTATCGGCTCTGGGACGGCACCGGCGTTATGAAGCGCTGGGCGGAGGATCCGCACAGCCAGGGCGCATTCGTGCTGCAGCCGCCGATGCTCGGGCAAGACATCGACAAGGAGTACCGGGAGGACTTCAACTGGGCCATTCCCTATGGGCGCATCTACTTCGCTGGCGAGCACACTGCCTACCCGCACGGCTGGGTGGAGACGGCCGTCAAGTCGGCGCTGCGTGCCGCGGTGTTGATAAACAGCCTGGAAAAGCCCCTGCCCATGGAAATGGGGCCCGTGCGCATGGTGGAGGCTCCTGTGGACAGCCACACCCTGTGTGAATCTGAAAAAGGGGGAGCCCTCCACTCTCCAGATGTATATATGACCTCTCCACCCACAACCAGCTAG
- the IL4I1 gene encoding L-amino-acid oxidase isoform X3: protein MDSRAQRLLALVPILLGLVASLEWKAVHSQDPFERCMQDPDYEQLLRVVTLGLNRTLVPQRVIVVGAGVAGLVAAKVLSDAGHKVTILEADSRIGGRILTYRDEKTGWIGELGAMRMPRSHRILHKLCKSLGLNLTEFIQYDENAWTQVSDVKLRNYVVEKMPEKLGYDLRPQEQGRSPESIFQMALNKALRDVRTLGCRKAMKKFDSHTLLEYLLGEGNLSWAAAQLLGDVMSKDGFFYLSFAEALRAHSCLSDHLRYSRIMGGWDLLPRALLSSLSVPVVLHAPVTGLTQETHEVRVHIGTSHRGRSLKTMAADVVLLTASGPALQRMKFSPPLSRKWQEALHALHYVPATKVFLSFRRPFWHDEHILGGHSNTDRPSRKIIYPPPGEGALLLASYTWSDAAASFAGLSLEEALQVALEDVAALHGPIVYRLWDGTGVMKRWAEDPHSQGAFVLQPPMLGQDIDKEYREDFNWAIPYGRIYFAGEHTAYPHGWVETAVKSALRAAVLINSLEKPLPMEMGPVRMVEAPVDSHTLCESEKGGALHSPDVYMTSPPTTS from the exons ATGGACTCGCGGG cccagcgCCTCCTTGCCCTGGTCCCCATCCTTCTGGGCCTGGTGGCCTCCCTGGAGTGGAAGGCTGTCCACAGCCAGGACCCCTTTGAGAGATGCATGCAGGATCCCGACTATGAGCAGCTGCTCAGGGTTGTGACCCTGGGCCTCAATCGGACCCTAGTGCCCCAGAGGGTGATTGTGGTTGGTGCTGGTGTGGCCGGGCTGGTGGCCGCCAAGGTGCTCAGCGATGCCGGACACAAG GTCACCATCCTGGAGGCAGACAGCAGGATCGGGGGCCGCATCCTCACCTACCGGGATGAGAAGACGGGCTGGATCGGGGAGCTGGGAGCCATGCGCATGCCCCGATCACACAG GATCCTCCACAAACTCTGCAAGAGCCTGGGACTCAACCTCACCGAGTTCATCCAGTATGACGAGAACGCGTGGACACAAGTGAGCGATGTGAAGCTGCGGAACTACGTGGTGGAGAAAATGCCCGAGAAGCTGGGCTACGACCTGCGCCCCCAGGAGCAGGGCCGCTCGCCGGAGTCCATCTTCCAGATGGCTCTCAACAAG GCCCTCAGGGACGTCAGGACACTGGGCTGCAGAAAGGCAATGAAGAAGTTTGACAGTCACACACTCCTG GAATACCTCCTCGGGGAGGGGAACCTGAGCTGGGCCGCTGCGCAGCTCCTGGGAGACGTGATGTCCAAGGACGGCTTCTTCTACCTCAGCTTTGCAGAGGCCCTGCGGGCTCACAGTTGCCTCAGCGATCACCTTCG GTATAGCCGCATCATGGGAGGCTGGGACCTGCTGCCCCGCGCACTGCTGAGCTCGCTGTCGGTGCCGGTGGTGCTGCACGCTCCCGTCACGGGACTAACACAGGAGACGCACGAGGTGCGCGTGCACATAGGGACTTCGCACCGGGGCCGGAGTCTGAAGACTATGGCCGCCGATGTGGTGCTGCTGACGGCCAGCGGGCCGGCACTGCAGCGCATGAAATTCTCTCCGCCACTGTCCCGCAAGTGGCAAGAGGCACTGCACGCGCTGCACTACGTGCCAGCCACCAAGGTGTTCCTGAGCTTCCGCCGGCCCTTCTGGCACGATGAGCACATCCTGGGCGGCCATTCGAACACTGACCGCCCCTCGAGAAAGATCATCTACCCGCCACCGGGCGAAGGTGCGCTGCTCCTGGCCTCTTACACGTGGTCAGACGCGGCGGCCTCGTTCGCTGGCCTGAGCCTGGAAGAGGCACTGCAGGTGGCGCTCGAGGACGTGGCGGCGTTGCACGGGCCGATTGTGTATCGGCTCTGGGACGGCACCGGCGTTATGAAGCGCTGGGCGGAGGATCCGCACAGCCAGGGCGCATTCGTGCTGCAGCCGCCGATGCTCGGGCAAGACATCGACAAGGAGTACCGGGAGGACTTCAACTGGGCCATTCCCTATGGGCGCATCTACTTCGCTGGCGAGCACACTGCCTACCCGCACGGCTGGGTGGAGACGGCCGTCAAGTCGGCGCTGCGTGCCGCGGTGTTGATAAACAGCCTGGAAAAGCCCCTGCCCATGGAAATGGGGCCCGTGCGCATGGTGGAGGCTCCTGTGGACAGCCACACCCTGTGTGAATCTGAAAAAGGGGGAGCCCTCCACTCTCCAGATGTATATATGACCTCTCCACCCACAACCAGCTAG
- the NUP62 gene encoding nuclear pore glycoprotein p62, translating into MSGFNFGGSGAPTGGFTFGTAKTATTTPATGFSFSTSGTGGFSFGTLSQPAASAPSTSLFSLTTQAPAAQTSAFSFGTTTPAAGGTGFSLGISAPKLSLSNAAATSATAQPSGFGLGGSTLTNAISSTVTSSQGTASTGFVFGSTTSSAAPSTTPGGFSFTGGSTSQTGGTSTFNIGSMGSSTQPTTLGGLAFTPATPAATGAGATQPAAPAPTAATSSAGPTLFASLATAPTSSATTGLSLGAPATTAGTSGTGTLGFSLKAPSTTSTATSTAAAATTSSSFALNLKPLAPAGITSSAPTTITAPSGPSAASGVSTSPVMTYAQLESLINKWSLELEDQERHFLQQATQVNAWDRTLIENGEKITALHREVEKVKLDQKRLDQELDFILSQQKELEDLLSPLEESVKEQSGTVYLQHADEEREKTYKLAENIDAQLKRMAQDLKDIIEHLNTSGGPADTSDPLQQICKILNAHMDSLQWIDQNSALLQRKVEEVTKVCEGRRKEQERSFRITFD; encoded by the coding sequence ATGAGCGGGTTTAATTTTGGAGGCAGCGGGGCCCCCACAGGCGGGTTCACGTTTGGCACCGCAAAGACAGCGACAACCACCCCTGCCACTGGCTTTTCTTTCTCTACATCTGGCACTGGCGGGTTTAGTTTTGGGACTTTGTCCCAGCCCGCAGCAAGCGCCCCGTCTACCAGCCTGTTCTCGCTCACGACCCAAGCACCAGCAGCCCAGACCTCTGCGTTCAGTTTTGGAACCACAACGCCTGCCGCAGGAGGAACTGGATTTTCCTTAGGGATCAGCGCTCCAAAGCTAAGCTTGAGCAATGCGGCTGCCACCTCAGCCACAGCCCAACCCAGTGGCTTCGGGCTTGGAGGCAGCACCCTCACCAACGCCATCTCAAGCACCGTCACCTCCAGCCAGGGCACGGCATCCACCGGCTTTGTGTTTGGCTCCACCACCTCCTCTGCTGCTCCGTCCACCACACCCGGGGGCTTTTCCTTCACAGGTGGGAGCACGTCCCAGACTGGGGGGACTTCCACTTTCAACATTGGCTCAATGGGGAGTTCAACCCAGCCCACAACACTTGGTGGATTGGCCTTCACTCCAGCCACGCCGGCAGCCACGGGAGCAGGAGCCACACAGCCAGCTGCTCCCGCACCCACTGCTGCCACCTCCAGTGCTGGGCCCACGCTCTTTGCCTCACTAGCTACTGCTCCAACCTCATCTGCCACCACTGGGCTCTCCCTTGGTGCCCCAGCAACCACAGCTGGAACATCTGGGACTGGAACGCTGGGCTTCAGCTTAAAGGCCCCTTCTACCACATCCACAGCTACATCCACTGCTGCCGctgccaccaccagcagcagcttTGCCTTGAATCTAAAACCCCTGGCACCAGCCGGGATCACCAGCAGTGCGCCCACCACCATAACTGCTCCATCTGGCCCCAGTGCAGCCAGTGGGGTGTCCACCAGTCCAGTGATGACCTACGCCCAGCTGGAGAGTCTGATCAACAAGTggagcctggagctggaggaCCAGGAACGGCACTTCCTGCAGCAGGCCACACAGGTCAACGCCTGGGACCGCACGCTGATCGAGAACGGGGAGAAGATCACTGCCCTCCACCGCGAGGTGGAGAAGGTGAAGCTGGACCAGAAGAGGCTAGACCAAGAGCTCGACTTCATCCTGTCACAGCAGAAGGAGCTGGAAGACCTGCTGAGCCCACTGGAGGAGTCAGTGAAGGAGCAGAGTGGGACCGTCTACCTGCAGCATGCCGATGAGGAGCGCGAGAAGACTTACAAGCTGGCCGAGAACATCGACGCACAGCTGAAGCGCATGGCCCAGGACCTCAAGGACATCATAGAGCACCTGAACACGTCCGGGGGCCCTGCCGACACCAGCGACCCACTGCAGCAGATCTGCAAGATCCTCAATGCACACATGGACTCCCTGCAGTGGATTGACCAGAACTCGGCCCTGCTGcagaggaaggtggaggaagTGACCAAGGTGTGCGAGGGGCGGCGCAAGGAGCAGGAGCGCAGCTTCCGCATCACATTCGACTGA